One window of Priestia filamentosa genomic DNA carries:
- the cspD gene encoding cold-shock protein CspD, whose amino-acid sequence MLQGKVKWFNAEKGFGFIEVEGQDDVFVHFSAIQGEGFKTLEEGQEVSFEIVEGNRGPQAANVQK is encoded by the coding sequence ATGTTACAAGGTAAAGTAAAATGGTTTAATGCAGAAAAAGGTTTCGGTTTCATCGAAGTTGAAGGTCAAGACGATGTATTCGTTCACTTCTCTGCTATTCAAGGCGAAGGCTTCAAAACTTTAGAAGAAGGTCAAGAAGTTTCTTTCGAAATCGTTGAAGGTAACCGTGGACCACAAGCAGCTAACGTTCAAAAGTAA
- the rpsN gene encoding 30S ribosomal protein S14, translating to MAKKSKVVKELKRQEMVEKYAELRKELKEKGDYEALKKLPRDSSPTRLNNRCQVTGRPRGYLRKFKMSRIAFRELAYKGQVPGVKKSSW from the coding sequence ATGGCTAAAAAATCAAAAGTAGTAAAAGAACTAAAGCGTCAAGAAATGGTTGAGAAATACGCAGAGCTTCGCAAAGAACTAAAAGAAAAAGGGGATTATGAGGCTCTTAAGAAGCTTCCTCGTGATTCTTCGCCAACTCGTCTGAACAATCGATGCCAAGTAACAGGAAGACCTCGTGGATACTTGCGCAAATTTAAAATGTCACGCATTGCATTTAGAGAGCTTGCTTATAAAGGTCAGGTTCCTGGTGTTAAGAAATCAAGCTGGTAA
- a CDS encoding antibiotic biosynthesis monooxygenase family protein has translation MYTVHSTVVVPEDKIDEVIHIYQNRSKLVDEFEGFVSFQLLQNEQHPAELTVEICWESKEDYLQYITSKEYKKVHELEKNYPDQNLASIRPKVSRYRQVAT, from the coding sequence ATGTACACCGTTCACTCAACAGTAGTAGTGCCAGAAGATAAAATAGATGAAGTTATTCATATCTATCAAAATCGCTCCAAATTAGTTGATGAGTTTGAGGGGTTTGTTTCCTTCCAACTGTTACAAAATGAACAGCACCCAGCAGAATTAACGGTTGAAATATGTTGGGAATCTAAAGAAGATTACCTTCAATATATAACAAGCAAAGAGTATAAAAAAGTGCATGAACTTGAAAAAAACTATCCAGATCAAAATCTTGCTTCTATCCGCCCAAAAGTAAGCAGATATAGACAGGTAGCAACATGA
- a CDS encoding YjbE family putative metal transport protein (Members of this highly hydrophobic protein family,regularly are found preceded by the yybP-ykoY manganese riboswitch (see RF00080). A metal cation transport function is proposed.): protein METLLTLVEIVFINLILSGDNALIIGMASRHLTDVQRRKVFIYGTCGIIIIYVVLASLASVLLHFPFVKLVGGILLIVTAVKLLTSAEQMDDGEDKKSKTVRKALFVILLSNVVIGLDNVLSITMLAKGNFPLMIGSIMISIVFLVWGSTHIAQLMGSYPLLITAGSLILTYSATMMMVSDPFLITFFIQLPFLKTMLPTVFTIGVLCFNILYVLKKKFIYFRT, encoded by the coding sequence TTGGAAACTTTGTTAACACTCGTTGAGATTGTGTTTATAAACCTTATTTTAAGCGGGGATAATGCTCTTATTATTGGAATGGCAAGCCGCCATTTAACAGACGTGCAGCGGCGCAAAGTGTTTATTTACGGAACGTGCGGAATTATCATCATTTACGTTGTTTTAGCAAGCTTAGCAAGCGTACTGCTTCATTTTCCTTTTGTGAAGTTAGTAGGGGGGATTTTACTTATTGTTACAGCGGTGAAATTGTTAACGTCAGCAGAACAGATGGATGATGGAGAAGATAAAAAAAGTAAGACAGTCAGAAAAGCACTTTTTGTGATTTTGCTTTCTAACGTTGTTATTGGGTTAGATAACGTATTGTCTATTACAATGCTTGCAAAAGGTAATTTTCCTCTTATGATTGGTTCTATTATGATTAGCATTGTTTTTCTTGTATGGGGAAGCACTCACATTGCTCAGCTTATGGGAAGCTATCCATTGCTCATTACAGCAGGATCTCTTATTTTAACGTACAGTGCAACAATGATGATGGTAAGTGATCCTTTCTTGATTACCTTTTTTATTCAGCTCCCGTTCTTAAAAACAATGCTTCCGACCGTTTTTACCATTGGTGTGCTTTGTTTTAATATCTTGTATGTGTTAAAGAAGAAGTTTATTTACTTTCGTACATAA
- a CDS encoding poly-gamma-glutamate hydrolase family protein, with protein sequence MLIVFIVNLFVSLLHPIELDSGTKAISQNSEGYESYEQLKEGEKEGVDYRIRYENRDTSIAVFAIHGGRIEIGTSEVVEGLASRGNYSYYMFEGIKSQDNGILHITSVKFDEPIARTLARHSQTMISLHGFSSEERVIYVGGRNELYKYEIKKALTKYGFRTEEPRADLRGEEPKNIVNDTLLKQGVQLEISSSIRRSFFENNDWSRGNIENKSTVYYRFINALEEATSKYGNNL encoded by the coding sequence ATGTTGATTGTGTTTATTGTAAATCTTTTTGTTTCGCTTTTACATCCTATTGAACTAGATTCCGGAACAAAAGCCATCTCTCAAAACTCGGAAGGGTATGAGAGCTATGAGCAGTTAAAAGAGGGAGAGAAAGAAGGAGTTGATTATCGTATTCGCTATGAAAACAGAGATACAAGTATTGCTGTTTTTGCGATTCACGGTGGGCGAATTGAAATTGGTACATCAGAAGTTGTTGAAGGTTTAGCCTCGAGAGGTAACTATTCTTACTATATGTTTGAAGGAATTAAATCACAAGATAACGGAATTCTTCATATTACATCAGTGAAATTTGATGAGCCTATCGCAAGGACACTTGCAAGACATTCTCAAACAATGATTTCTTTACACGGCTTTTCAAGTGAGGAAAGAGTTATATATGTAGGAGGAAGGAATGAGCTATATAAATATGAAATAAAGAAAGCGCTTACCAAATATGGCTTCCGTACTGAAGAACCTAGAGCAGATCTAAGAGGAGAAGAACCTAAAAATATCGTAAATGATACGCTATTAAAACAAGGTGTTCAGCTTGAGATTTCTTCTTCTATCAGACGTTCTTTTTTTGAAAATAACGATTGGTCGAGAGGAAATATTGAAAATAAAAGTACTGTTTATTATAGATTCATTAATGCACTAGAAGAAGCAACTTCTAAATACGGAAATAACCTTTAA
- a CDS encoding cobalamin B12-binding domain-containing protein: MPEKYIELSSLLLSGSQEEAWKLLSEIKNSGQDSLYIYEELVAKAMAHIGYLWEKNEVTVADEHLATSTCEFILARYQWEKLREQEVPPKNQKAMFLCLQHEQHHLGLKMACNLFEESGWETRFMGPNLPLEYATTAAKEWKPDVISLSFSIIYHAEQLREYIEELESLPNSPIVIVGGRLISQYSFASHTSERTVLISSLAETQNWINHYPQGVETSVS, from the coding sequence TTGCCTGAAAAATATATTGAGCTTTCTTCATTGTTGCTATCAGGAAGTCAAGAAGAAGCATGGAAGCTTCTTTCTGAGATAAAGAATTCCGGGCAGGATAGTCTATACATTTATGAAGAGCTTGTGGCAAAAGCGATGGCACACATTGGATACTTGTGGGAAAAAAATGAAGTAACCGTTGCAGATGAGCACCTAGCTACGTCAACGTGTGAATTTATTTTAGCAAGATATCAGTGGGAAAAGCTTAGGGAACAAGAGGTTCCGCCTAAAAACCAAAAAGCCATGTTTTTATGTCTCCAGCATGAACAACATCATCTTGGCTTAAAAATGGCCTGTAATCTCTTTGAAGAAAGTGGCTGGGAAACTCGTTTTATGGGCCCAAATCTTCCGCTTGAGTATGCAACAACAGCAGCAAAAGAATGGAAACCAGATGTGATTTCCCTTTCATTTTCAATTATTTATCATGCAGAACAGCTAAGAGAATATATTGAAGAACTTGAAAGTCTGCCAAATAGTCCAATCGTTATTGTCGGGGGACGGCTTATTTCACAGTATTCTTTTGCTTCACATACGTCTGAGCGAACTGTACTTATCAGTAGTCTAGCAGAAACTCAGAATTGGATAAATCACTATCCACAAGGAGTGGAAACAAGTGTCAGTTAG
- a CDS encoding DUF1643 domain-containing protein — MITGANLDETRVYRYSLWRIWDETKPRVVFIMLNPITEGETKDNPTVRRCIAFAKEWGYGSLEVVNLFSYRASTPEMLKKAKEPVGASNEQFLLQAANRAERIVLAWGIHGAFLKQNEKVLTLLKSYPLYALGVTKERHPRHPLFMKKSAKPFLYNS; from the coding sequence ATGATTACAGGCGCAAACTTAGATGAAACAAGAGTGTACCGTTATTCCCTTTGGCGTATTTGGGACGAAACGAAGCCAAGGGTTGTCTTTATTATGCTTAATCCAATTACAGAAGGAGAAACAAAAGATAATCCCACTGTTAGAAGATGTATTGCATTTGCAAAGGAATGGGGATATGGCTCTCTTGAAGTTGTCAACTTATTCTCCTACCGAGCAAGCACACCTGAAATGCTGAAAAAAGCAAAGGAACCTGTTGGGGCAAGTAACGAACAATTTTTGCTGCAAGCTGCTAATCGAGCAGAGCGTATTGTTCTTGCATGGGGAATACATGGGGCTTTTTTGAAGCAAAATGAAAAAGTCCTAACCCTTTTAAAATCTTATCCTCTTTACGCGCTTGGGGTTACAAAAGAGCGCCATCCAAGACATCCGCTTTTCATGAAGAAGTCCGCTAAACCTTTCCTATATAATTCATAG
- a CDS encoding LysR family transcriptional regulator: MEFKDLLIFKTLAEEGNVTKTAEKLCYVQSNITTRMKKLEQSLGATLFYRHSKGITLTSKGRLLLKKGEEILRLVEETETLLKEGDSPAGHLTIGANETTALVHLPPLLTTFSMQYPDVHLSLQVDSTENLVESVLSHELDGSFVVGPVHHIEVETLPVLNEKLVIITNSEEPFNETNPSHQTLLTRPNYVHHARIHEWLNGNGIRPARTMEFNTLEAIISCVKAGLGFSVLTKSLADYHRNDGYLHYHELSASSFQTIFIYRKDGLITKAFDAFTKSIEAEFLS, from the coding sequence ATGGAATTTAAAGACTTACTTATTTTTAAAACGCTTGCTGAAGAAGGTAACGTCACAAAAACAGCTGAAAAGCTTTGTTACGTTCAGTCGAATATTACTACTCGGATGAAGAAATTAGAACAGTCTCTAGGGGCTACACTATTTTATCGTCACTCAAAAGGAATTACGCTCACTTCAAAAGGAAGACTTCTTCTAAAAAAAGGAGAAGAAATTTTGCGGCTTGTAGAAGAAACGGAAACGTTATTAAAAGAAGGAGACAGTCCAGCAGGTCATTTAACAATTGGAGCTAATGAAACAACGGCTCTTGTGCACCTTCCCCCACTTTTGACAACGTTTAGCATGCAATATCCTGATGTTCATCTTTCTCTGCAAGTTGATTCAACCGAAAACTTAGTTGAAAGCGTTCTTTCTCACGAACTTGACGGCTCTTTTGTTGTAGGTCCTGTGCATCATATTGAAGTTGAAACTCTTCCTGTATTAAATGAAAAGCTCGTTATCATTACAAACAGTGAAGAACCTTTTAATGAAACAAATCCAAGTCATCAAACTCTTTTAACTCGCCCAAACTATGTTCACCACGCTCGTATTCATGAATGGCTAAATGGAAATGGAATTAGACCTGCAAGAACGATGGAATTTAACACATTAGAAGCAATTATTAGCTGTGTAAAAGCAGGGCTCGGGTTCTCTGTATTAACTAAATCTCTTGCAGACTATCATCGAAATGATGGATATCTTCACTATCATGAGCTTTCTGCTTCTTCCTTTCAAACCATTTTTATTTATCGAAAAGACGGATTAATCACAAAAGCATTTGATGCTTTTACAAAGTCAATTGAAGCTGAATTTCTCTCTTAA
- a CDS encoding ABC-F family ATP-binding cassette domain-containing protein codes for MLSVNNIGLRFGDRKLFEDVTIKFTPGNCYGLIGANGAGKSTFLKILSGELEAQTGDVHMNPGERLAVLKQNHFEYEEHEVLQVVIMGHERLYQIMKEKDAIYMKEDFSDEDGIKAAELEGEFAELNGWEAESEAAILLKGLGISEDLHTKKMEDLTGAEKVKVLLAQALFGKPDVLLLDEPTNHLDIKAIQWLEDFLINFENTVIVVSHDRHFLNQVCTHIADLDFAKIQIYVGNYDFWYESSQLAAKLTQEANKKKEEKIKELQNFVARFSANASKSKQATSRKKMLEKITLDDIQPSSRRYPYVQFTPEREIGNDLLRVEGLSKTIDGVKVLNNVSFIMNKDDKIALVGHNELAKTTLFKILTGEMEADEGTFKWGITTSQSYFPKDNAPYFEGNDLTLVDWLRQYSPDDQTETFLRGFLGRMLFSGEEAMKKASVLSGGEKVRCMLSKMMLSNANVLLLDEPTNHLDLESITSLNNGLINFKGSLIFASHDHQFIQTIANRIIELTPNGLVDKEMTYDEYLADPDVQKKLAQQQ; via the coding sequence ATGTTATCAGTAAATAATATTGGCTTGCGCTTTGGTGATCGCAAGTTATTTGAAGATGTTACGATTAAATTTACGCCAGGAAACTGCTACGGGCTAATTGGAGCAAACGGAGCTGGAAAATCGACTTTCTTGAAGATTTTATCTGGTGAACTTGAAGCTCAAACTGGCGATGTTCATATGAATCCAGGTGAACGCTTAGCTGTTCTTAAGCAGAACCACTTTGAATATGAAGAACATGAAGTTCTTCAAGTTGTTATTATGGGACATGAGCGTCTGTATCAAATTATGAAAGAAAAAGACGCTATTTATATGAAAGAAGACTTCTCTGATGAAGACGGCATTAAAGCAGCTGAACTTGAAGGTGAATTTGCTGAACTTAACGGTTGGGAAGCAGAATCAGAAGCAGCAATCCTTTTAAAAGGACTTGGCATTTCTGAAGATCTTCATACAAAGAAAATGGAAGACCTTACAGGAGCTGAAAAAGTAAAAGTATTATTAGCTCAAGCTCTATTTGGCAAACCTGACGTTCTTCTTCTTGATGAGCCTACAAACCATCTTGACATTAAGGCTATTCAATGGCTTGAAGACTTTCTTATTAACTTTGAAAATACCGTTATCGTTGTTTCCCATGACCGTCACTTCTTAAACCAAGTTTGTACACATATCGCAGATCTTGACTTTGCAAAAATTCAAATCTATGTTGGAAACTACGACTTCTGGTATGAATCAAGTCAGCTTGCAGCAAAATTAACGCAAGAAGCAAATAAGAAAAAAGAAGAAAAAATTAAAGAGCTTCAAAATTTCGTTGCTCGTTTTAGCGCTAATGCATCGAAATCGAAACAAGCAACATCTCGTAAGAAAATGCTTGAGAAAATTACGCTTGATGATATTCAGCCATCTTCTCGCCGCTATCCTTACGTTCAATTTACGCCAGAGCGTGAAATCGGAAATGACCTTTTACGTGTAGAAGGTCTATCTAAAACAATTGATGGTGTGAAAGTGTTAAACAACGTAAGCTTTATTATGAACAAAGACGATAAAATTGCACTTGTTGGCCATAATGAACTTGCTAAAACAACGCTTTTCAAAATTCTAACAGGTGAAATGGAAGCTGATGAAGGAACGTTCAAATGGGGAATTACAACTTCTCAATCTTACTTCCCAAAAGACAATGCTCCTTATTTTGAAGGAAATGATTTAACGCTTGTTGACTGGCTTCGTCAATACTCACCAGATGACCAAACAGAAACATTCCTACGCGGATTCTTAGGTCGTATGCTCTTCTCCGGTGAAGAAGCGATGAAGAAAGCTAGCGTTCTTTCAGGAGGAGAAAAAGTTCGCTGTATGCTTTCTAAAATGATGCTAAGCAATGCGAATGTTCTACTGCTTGATGAACCAACAAACCACTTAGACCTTGAATCTATTACATCATTAAATAACGGACTTATTAACTTCAAAGGATCGCTTATTTTTGCTTCACATGACCATCAGTTTATTCAAACAATTGCAAATCGCATTATTGAATTAACGCCAAACGGTCTTGTTGATAAAGAAATGACATATGATGAATATTTAGCGGATCCTGATGTACAAAAGAAATTAGCTCAACAGCAATAA
- a CDS encoding STAS domain-containing protein, translating to MSVSQYLPHPYFHVKHDFTILSQSAQSNDVFPHADNFLELVDSGSKSKALSILSEFNRMATCELTMRTLYSPYALMDVSIHWHAGEGHVLCIEKDTRLTELERLVSQHRARLAETNMELLDKKEELEQALTKVKKLSSPLIEITKKEALVPLFGDLDNELIEHNETPLLAKIFEKEYDVIYFDFSGVGGITDDGVSKFVDLLHELDLMGVVPSVVAIKPKHAMHLNKTSINMKIEFQNSLSKVLKKSNCAT from the coding sequence GTGTCAGTTAGTCAATATTTACCGCATCCGTATTTCCATGTGAAGCATGATTTCACAATTTTATCTCAATCAGCACAAAGCAACGATGTTTTTCCACATGCAGATAACTTTTTGGAACTTGTGGACTCGGGAAGTAAAAGTAAGGCATTGTCTATTCTAAGCGAGTTTAATAGAATGGCAACATGTGAGCTTACAATGCGCACGCTTTATTCACCATACGCTCTCATGGATGTATCCATTCATTGGCACGCTGGAGAAGGGCATGTGCTTTGTATTGAAAAAGATACACGCCTTACTGAATTAGAACGTTTAGTCTCACAGCACAGAGCTCGACTTGCTGAAACAAATATGGAGCTTTTAGATAAAAAAGAAGAACTTGAGCAAGCTCTAACAAAAGTGAAAAAGCTAAGCTCCCCGCTCATTGAAATTACGAAAAAAGAAGCGCTTGTGCCTCTTTTTGGTGATTTGGATAACGAGCTTATCGAACATAATGAAACACCACTACTTGCTAAGATTTTTGAGAAAGAGTATGATGTTATTTACTTTGATTTTAGCGGCGTTGGAGGGATTACAGACGACGGTGTGTCCAAGTTTGTTGACCTCCTTCACGAACTAGATTTGATGGGTGTTGTACCTAGCGTCGTAGCTATTAAGCCTAAGCATGCCATGCATTTAAACAAAACATCCATTAATATGAAAATTGAATTCCAAAACAGTTTAAGTAAAGTGTTAAAAAAGTCGAACTGTGCCACATAA
- a CDS encoding Bcr/CflA family efflux MFS transporter, which translates to MTQNPTGKERFALAALLSLLAILGPLNIDMYLPSFPDIVKDLDTNASLVQLSLTTCLIGLAVGQLVVGPISDALGRKRPMVVSIILFILASLLCAFAPNIVVLIIGRFLQGFTAAGGIVASRAVVRDVFSGPDLTKFFALLMVMNAMAPMLAPVAGGAILLLPNAHWNFIFFFLSLLGLIIVSFTSWRLKESLPVEKRTKTSLKKTFQTFGSLSRERSFIGYALTLGFAHGGSFAYVSGTPFVYQGIYNVSPQTFSLLFGVNGIAIIMGTFIVGRCAGKIREQTILRTALLIASVATTVLLIMTIVKGPLFMIVGSIFVYMITMGMITTTSFSLAINKQGHRAGSASALLGMMPLFIGACVAPLVGLDESTAIPMGAIIFISTIIALFSFFQIARKGERLEENIAKYSVTS; encoded by the coding sequence ATGACACAAAACCCTACAGGTAAAGAACGCTTTGCATTAGCGGCTTTACTTAGCTTATTAGCAATACTCGGCCCTCTTAACATCGATATGTATCTTCCAAGCTTTCCTGACATTGTGAAGGACTTGGATACAAATGCATCTCTTGTTCAATTGAGCCTAACAACCTGTCTGATCGGGCTTGCAGTCGGACAGCTCGTTGTTGGACCAATTAGCGATGCGCTTGGGCGCAAAAGACCCATGGTTGTTTCTATTATCTTATTTATTTTAGCTTCTCTTCTTTGCGCCTTCGCTCCAAACATTGTTGTGTTAATCATTGGACGTTTTCTTCAAGGTTTTACAGCTGCAGGTGGAATTGTTGCGTCTCGTGCCGTTGTTCGTGATGTATTTAGCGGTCCTGATTTAACAAAATTCTTTGCCCTTTTAATGGTAATGAATGCAATGGCGCCAATGCTTGCTCCTGTTGCAGGTGGAGCTATTTTATTACTCCCTAACGCTCACTGGAATTTTATTTTCTTCTTTTTAAGTTTACTTGGATTAATTATTGTAAGCTTCACATCTTGGAGATTAAAAGAAAGTTTACCTGTTGAAAAACGCACAAAAACATCGCTAAAGAAAACTTTCCAAACGTTTGGCAGTTTATCAAGAGAGCGTTCGTTTATCGGATATGCTCTAACGCTTGGTTTTGCTCACGGAGGAAGCTTTGCTTATGTATCAGGAACTCCTTTTGTATATCAAGGCATTTATAACGTTTCTCCACAAACATTTAGCTTACTTTTTGGCGTGAATGGTATAGCCATTATTATGGGTACATTTATTGTTGGACGCTGTGCCGGAAAGATTCGTGAACAAACGATTCTTCGCACTGCTTTGCTTATTGCATCTGTCGCAACAACCGTACTACTGATTATGACCATTGTAAAAGGTCCATTGTTTATGATTGTTGGGTCTATCTTTGTGTATATGATTACAATGGGGATGATTACAACAACGTCCTTTTCACTTGCTATTAATAAACAAGGACATCGTGCAGGAAGTGCTAGTGCCCTTCTGGGGATGATGCCTTTATTTATTGGAGCTTGCGTTGCTCCGCTCGTTGGTCTTGATGAAAGTACTGCAATCCCAATGGGAGCGATTATTTTCATTTCTACTATCATTGCGCTCTTTTCATTTTTCCAAATTGCGCGTAAAGGTGAACGTTTAGAAGAGAACATAGCAAAATATTCTGTTACAAGCTAA
- a CDS encoding DinB family protein: MKDLSTPNMDIITGILYSTVSENVCRLKESIEDASEVEIHFKGKEHNENSIAELLKHIAYVDLRWVYRLKCTSIPPELEKEYGPELDEKGNLPSAEGSSLSFLLQQLDAVHQKLKEVCVTLKDENLTKVVSYEKGEKATIRWGLWHMADHNRYHQAHINKLRQMYKRT; this comes from the coding sequence GTGAAGGATTTATCAACACCTAATATGGATATCATTACAGGCATCCTCTATAGCACAGTCTCAGAAAATGTCTGCCGTCTTAAAGAAAGTATCGAAGATGCAAGCGAAGTTGAAATTCATTTCAAAGGAAAAGAGCATAATGAAAATAGTATTGCAGAGCTTTTAAAACATATTGCATATGTTGATTTAAGGTGGGTGTATAGATTGAAATGTACTTCTATTCCTCCAGAGCTAGAGAAAGAGTACGGACCTGAGTTAGATGAAAAAGGGAATCTCCCCTCTGCTGAAGGATCTTCTCTCTCCTTTCTTCTTCAACAACTAGACGCTGTTCACCAAAAATTAAAGGAAGTTTGTGTTACGTTAAAAGATGAAAATTTAACAAAGGTTGTTTCATATGAAAAAGGAGAAAAAGCCACCATTAGATGGGGACTTTGGCATATGGCAGATCATAATCGTTATCATCAAGCACATATCAACAAACTCCGTCAAATGTATAAAAGAACATAA
- a CDS encoding SDR family oxidoreductase, whose product MNLQGKVAIITGASSGIGEAIALQLAEQGVQVVLSARRVERLENLARKIEEKSNALVVQADVTKKEEVENVVTKAQEAFGRIDFLINNAGVMYRSFLKNDQVEEWEKMIDVNIKGVLYGIHAVLPKLIEQGSGHIVNVSSVAGHEISRSNVVYGATKYAVRALSMGMEKELAKTGVRVTNVSPGMVETELSGHTTDEEVLEISRNHQSAVNPLEPGDIARAVTFALSQPENVNVNEVTVRPMHHKQ is encoded by the coding sequence ATGAATTTACAAGGAAAAGTAGCGATTATTACAGGCGCAAGCAGTGGTATTGGAGAAGCAATTGCTCTACAGCTTGCTGAACAAGGAGTTCAAGTTGTTTTATCCGCTCGTCGTGTAGAACGGTTAGAGAATTTAGCTCGTAAAATTGAAGAAAAAAGCAATGCTCTTGTTGTGCAAGCTGATGTAACGAAAAAAGAAGAAGTCGAAAATGTGGTGACAAAAGCTCAAGAAGCGTTTGGGCGAATTGACTTTCTCATTAATAACGCAGGGGTTATGTATCGTTCATTCTTAAAAAACGATCAGGTGGAAGAATGGGAGAAAATGATTGATGTTAATATTAAAGGTGTCCTATATGGGATTCATGCTGTGCTTCCGAAGTTGATTGAACAAGGAAGCGGTCATATTGTTAACGTTTCTTCTGTAGCAGGGCATGAAATATCACGTTCAAACGTTGTGTACGGGGCAACAAAATATGCCGTGCGGGCGCTATCAATGGGGATGGAGAAAGAACTAGCAAAAACAGGCGTACGCGTTACAAACGTTTCGCCAGGCATGGTTGAAACGGAACTATCAGGCCATACAACAGATGAAGAAGTATTAGAAATAAGTAGAAACCATCAAAGTGCTGTCAATCCATTAGAACCAGGGGACATTGCAAGAGCCGTTACTTTCGCTTTATCACAGCCAGAAAATGTGAATGTAAACGAAGTAACTGTTCGACCAATGCATCATAAACAATAG
- a CDS encoding ABC transporter ATP-binding protein: MTLVVEGLSKRFGSNQAVNNLSFTLPRGEILGLLGRNGAGKTTTLKMMLDLIPKNGGSVHWEGKTFSKRNVTFGYLPEERGLYPKAKVSEQLLYFAELEGMKRKQAKEKIKEWLERFEISHYHNSTAGELSKGNQQKVQIIATVLHNPDIIILDEPFSGLDPVNADLLSRIIQEEVHKGKTFILSSHRMDKVEQFCQHIIMMKAGNPVVQGTVKEIKESYGYRYLRVLPEIDQPLSSEWEKNGLYYEQKVKSDEEGLALLQEVKASGTAIREFTLLEPTLHEVFVEKVR, encoded by the coding sequence ATGACGTTAGTAGTTGAAGGATTAAGCAAACGCTTTGGGTCTAATCAGGCAGTAAACAATCTTTCCTTTACATTACCACGCGGTGAGATTCTTGGTTTGCTTGGTCGTAATGGAGCAGGAAAAACAACGACATTAAAAATGATGCTTGATCTTATTCCAAAAAACGGAGGAAGCGTACATTGGGAAGGGAAAACCTTTTCTAAACGGAACGTAACCTTTGGATATCTTCCAGAAGAACGAGGACTGTATCCAAAAGCAAAAGTGAGCGAGCAGCTACTATATTTTGCAGAGCTTGAAGGGATGAAACGAAAGCAGGCAAAAGAAAAGATTAAAGAATGGCTTGAACGCTTTGAAATTTCTCACTATCACAACAGTACAGCAGGGGAGCTTTCAAAAGGAAATCAGCAAAAAGTTCAGATTATCGCAACCGTCCTACATAATCCAGATATTATCATTTTAGACGAACCATTTAGCGGTCTTGATCCTGTAAACGCTGATTTACTATCACGCATCATTCAAGAAGAGGTACATAAAGGTAAAACATTTATTTTGTCTTCTCACCGGATGGATAAGGTTGAACAGTTTTGTCAGCATATTATTATGATGAAAGCTGGAAATCCAGTTGTACAAGGAACAGTAAAAGAAATTAAAGAAAGTTATGGCTATCGTTATCTTCGTGTCTTGCCAGAGATTGATCAACCTCTTTCTAGTGAGTGGGAGAAAAATGGCTTGTATTATGAGCAAAAAGTAAAAAGTGATGAAGAAGGATTAGCACTACTGCAAGAGGTAAAAGCAAGTGGGACCGCTATTCGAGAATTTACACTTCTTGAGCCAACCCTTCATGAAGTGTTTGTGGAGAAGGTGAGATAA